The DNA segment aatCCTAAAGTGCCAGGAAACATGCCAACTCAATCCCTGTTGGTGTATATGGATGGACCAGAAGTTATTGGCAATTCCCTTGGCACCCAGATGGAGCTAGATGATGCCATGTCCATAAAAGGGACCACCGCTGTCCCTTTCAGAGCGACGCAAGAGAAGAACATAACCCAAATAGAAGGATATATGCCCTTGGACTGCATGTTTTGCAATCAGACCTTCACACATTCAGAAGACCTTAATAAACATGTCTTAATGCAACATCGGCCGATCCTCTGTGAGCCCGCAGTTTTGCGTGTTGAAGCGGAGTATCTTAGTCCTCTTGATAAAAGTCAAGTGAGAACAGAACCTCCAAAGGACAAGAattgcaaagaaaatgaagaatttagcTGTGAAGTATGTGGGCAGACATTCAGAGTGGCTTTCGACGTCGAGATGCACATGAAGAAACATAAGGACTCTTTCACTTACGGCTGTAACGTGTGCGGGAGAAGATtcaaggagccctggtttcttAAAAATCACATGCGGACGCACACTGGCAAATCAGGGGCCAAGAGCAAACTGCAGCAAGGCTCCGAGAGCCCGGCCACCATCAATGAGGTGGTACAGGAGCCGGCGGCTGAGAGCATCTCCTCTCCTTACAAAATCTGCATGGTCTGTGGcttcctctttccaaataaggagAGTCTCATCGATCACAGGAAGATGCACACCAAAGAAGCGGCTTCCGGTGCCAGCAGTACACAAACAGACTCTCCGCAGGGGGGAATGCCATCTCCGGGGGAAGAGTTCCTGCAGTTTTTAAACTTGAGACCCACCTCTCACCCCGAAACCGGCAAGAAGCCCACAAAATGGATACCTCAGCTCGATCCATTCACCACCTACCAGGCTTGGCAGCTGGCTACCAAAGGAAAAGTCGCCGTGTGCCGAGAAGTGAAGGAACAGCCCGGCCAAGAAGGAAGTACCGACAATGATGACTCGTGTTCGGAAAAAGAGGAGCTGGTCGAGATTTGGAATGCGAGTAAGAGCCATTCCGAAGGTTCTGGAAAGTCCAAGGCAAGCAAAAGCGGTTATGCAGGCCTCGCACAAGATAAAGAGAAGTCCCGACCCTCCAGTGGTGAAGTGCCTTCTGGGGAAGCGGACCCGAAGTTGTCCGCCAACAAGGAGAAGCCTACGCATTGCTCggaatgtggcaaagccttccGAACCTACCACCAGCTGGTCTTGCACTCGCGAGTGCACAAGAAGGACCGGAGGGCCGATGCCGAGTCGCCCACCATGTCGGTTGATGGAAGGCAGCCTAGGACGTGTTCTCCAGACCTCACCGCCACCCTGGATGAGAATGGAGCCGTGGATCGAGAAGGTGGTTCTGAAGATGGATCTGAGGACGGACTTCCAGAAGGGCTCCATTTGGGTaagcccctgccccagggcctgctgCCCTGCCTCTGTTCCCGCCCCAGAAAACGCTGGCCCATCCAGGGGTGGGAGAGCTGGGGTGGAGTCCAGGCCCTTGTGGTGCCAGCCTGTTGGAGGTCACGTAACCTCTCAGGGCCTTGATTCTTCTCGAGGTTTCTTCCGGTTCTGAAAGTTCTGTCGTCTTAACTCTTGCTAACGGAGGACACACATCATCTCACTTGTGCTTCAGCCTGACGCGGTGCTTCTGACCCGGGGCGATTTGGTCCCCCGTGGAACCTGGTAGTGtctagagatatttttggttgtcacagccgtgttagtgtgtgtgtggctggcaCCCAGTGGGGAAAGGCCAGGGATGCTACGAAACATCTTCCCGTGCGCAGGGCACCCCGTGGCAGGTGATTGCGTGGCCCCAGTGTTAGCGGTGTCGGGTCAGAGACCCCTGCGCTTTGCTTCAGATTTTCCGGCGTATCTGATCTTCTCTATAAAAGCGGGGTGTTCTTACATGCAGCCGACCTCCCTGTCCTCGGGACCCCGCTCTGGCTCTCACGCACTTAGCTCCAGATGCCCGTCTAGTGGTCACAAAAGGTACTGGAGTGATTATCAGCCAGAGCAAGGGTCTCTTTAGAGATGGGCTGGTGCTACCTGGTACCCTGTCCTCTGTCTGGTGGGCTAGTATTTGCGAATAGCTCACGAACGGAGACCATGTGTAAAATAAAGGGAATGTGAACACACCAAAGATGGTTTAAAGGAATCTCAAGTGCTCAGGCAGGTTTCTGTTGTACTAGTGGCTTTTAGAGGAAACAGCCATGGAAGCAGCCATTGCCGGAGGCTCAGGGACATTATCTAAGGCACGGGATCCCACCTGTGGTTCGAGTGTCGCCCATCTGCACTTCAACCAGAGCTGCTTCTGTCTGTTTAAtagtattttgtttaaataaaggATTCGGCTGCTTGAAGGCAGTTAAAGGAACCCCTGCATCTTCAACAACTGAATGGTGGGAACACGAATTAGTCTTAGAGGGATGTTATCATTCACAAAAGTGGTCTTTGGTTTAAGCAGATGCTGCCTCCTTTGTAACTTGATGGTATGTGGCTGGCTCGTGCGAACTCGGGTGTGAGACCCCAGGTGGATCTGACCGGACGACACACGGGACTCTTCCTGCTCCAACCCAGTGTCAGGTTCTTTTTGCCATCACACGATGGGTGTGAGAACACTAGTATTCATACGGAGGATTTAGGATGTTTCAAGATTCAGGGGCCACAGGAAACCTAGCGCTTAGGATACTACAGTCTTCAGAAATCTAGAAAACACCATTATGGTGTCTTCATGACATCATAAAAAAGGCCTTCAGCACAGACCTGTTGTCATCTCAGCGGTTCCTAGTAGTGGCATTCCTGCTTGGGGGCATACAGGAATCGGGAGATGGTTGGGTCCTCGTTGTCCTGAGAGAAACGAAATGGTCAGTCGCGTTCTGCCGGTAGGTGGTGTGGGCAGAAGGATCTGGTGGAAGTCTTGGTCGTCAGGCGGATAGAATGCCCAGCAGTAGCTGGGAGGGCCACGACTTGCCTGCAGTCTGGTTCTGCCACTGCATTGTTCTGTGGCTGATGACACgttgcttaacctttctgtgccctGATTTCTGTTTGCAAAATTGGTTGGTCGACCCTTGTCTTCCACCTCCCAAGGATAATTTCCACAGCCTCTTGATAAAAAAATTTGCAGTCCTTTCAGAAACTGTACAATCAGAGGTGATGCCAGAGGAGCAGGAACCAAGTATATGTGGATATTTCACGTCCTTTGTGTTAAAACAGACCCATTTCATAACTTTTTGGCTCTGATGCAACGTACCATATATCCTACACATACTTGGAGTAGGAAATTGCAGTGAGGTTCAAACTCAGCTCGTTGGGTGTGATTGTAAGACAAAGCTGGGCCTTCTGTATTTAGAGAATTGATTTTCCTAAGTTTATATTATGATGTGGTTGTCTAGGTTTACCTTCCTGTTATTTACTATCAACCTGGCTTTCTTGAGATCGACTTTTAAGATCAAAAGgcaaagtaaatattttgtttttatgtttgttcaaCTGTGTAGTAGGTTTAATGGTGGTTGCTCATGGGATTGCTTTTGAAGTCTTTGCGATCAGTGGTTGTCTCTGCTGGTTTAGAGTGTTGCGTCAGGGGAGTCGAGGGGCGAGGGGATCGTGCCGCCCTGTCTGTTGTACTGGAGGTTGCCCATGGTTGGCTCATAAGTAAGCTGCTCCTTAAAATCTGCAAGCTAGGTCTATATAATAATCTAAAATGCAAAACCAGGAAGGAGGACTTTTTAGTTGGAGTTAGCAGTTTTCAAGGCAAAAGAGCCGGTTTAGTtaggctcagttgttaagagaTGTCCACTTCCTTGTCCTCACTGCAGTGCACACAATACAGTCTTTGGTAAGAGGAGGTGATTATCTAGAACTTTAACACTCATTTTTATGGGAGCGGGTGTCTTAACTGTAGCAAATGCCATTGTCTTTCGGAGGGCTGGTATTTGGGTATAATCATCCTTAAATTAGTGTTCCCAGTGGACCTTTACTCTGTTGCAGCCCAGATACACTGTCCTGGTCGTTGCAGAGATCGAAGTATAATATAGTTTAGCGCATTGTCATTTGGGGACAGATTTTGATTGATTCCCCGATATATTTTTGTCCACATGTGCTTGTGAATGATAATGGTCTGCTTTCCAAAATGTGCTAAATCTTGACAAACTTTCTTTTGTAGCTGTTTGACCCAGTGCcaaaaccttttctttcctttaaagattAAGTTGTGCTTGCTACCCTCTAGTGGTAGCTGGCCCGATCTTACGATGCACTTCTTGGGCCTGGTGGTTGGGGAAGCTGGCAATTTCTATTGGCTCCGTTTTCTAAATCCGTTATTCTGAAGAAGCCAGTGTGTGTAGGTCCAGCTTCAGTCTGCCAGATCCTGCTTGTTGCAGACTTGTTGGGAGAACAGAAAGTTGCCCATGCATGTCAGTCTCTGTTAAGTGAGCTTTCCTGTGATTGAGGCAAAGGAAGAACTAAATCTGTGACACCAAATTCTGctgtactcagaaaacaaaaacaaaaccaagaaataggGCACGCATGTTATAAAAAGCTTCCAAAACTTCAGGCAGTCTCAAAATAGCATTTGGTGTGTTCCTATCCTTTCTGGGGTACCCCAACActtaatataaaaactattttatgctttcccccccaaaaaaagtttcCATCAAGAATACTTAAAGTCAGCCTGTCTTACTTGTGTACTTGAGCTGTCttcttacagaaatattttttgtttctgctttaagataaaaatgatgatggaggaaaaataaagcatctTACATCCTCAAGAGAATGTAGTTATTGTGGGAAGTTTTTCCGTTCAAATTATTACCTCAATATTCATCTCAGAACGCATACAGGTAAGGAACTTCCTAgattttcttaattcttattaGCTCAAAGAACTATGATATAGTTTTGTGTCTTGACTTTTTTATATTGTTGTTCAAATATTCTTAGTCCCTTGCAATAGTTTAAGAGTAAGTGTGAAGTGTGTTGATGGCAGCTGTCATTTTAAGTCTGTTAGTGTTCTTGTAACTTGAACTGTTTCTGTTTCAAAGTTAGTTTCTTGTTTAGTTTCTGACTACTGTATCCTCTCATCTTATTAAaacctcttattttttaatgccaCAGCTTTTTTGGGTGTTAACTGTTAGGATTTAGAAGGCAACGAGgatatatttagtattttctttagaTTGTAGAAGCAGCTGTAACATGATAATGGTTCAGGAGGCTGGGTGGGCATCTCCTCCACTCACTAGCTGTGCAGCCTTGGGCAAGTcgcttaacctttctgtgccccAGTGTTCCTAGCTGTAAAATCAGGATAATCATGATATTCTGTTCCATAGGGCTATTTATTCTGAAGGTTAAATAAGTTTAAagtgtgctatttttttttaagttaaagacaTATGTTCACATTTTCAAATACTCAGTATAGTAAGGGTGAGAAAGCGAGCAACTTGTGAAAAATCCTGGAGATGCAGATTCgtagagagaaaagggaaaaggaaagacgGTATATTATATTCTCTCTTGGCACATAATTTTAGTTTCCAGAGATCTATTTTGATGTTTTTCGTGAACTTGTGTGACACAGTGACGCTTCTTGTTTTAGGTGAAAAACCATACAAATGTGAATTCTGTGACTATGCTGCGGCGCAGAAGACGTCTCTGCGGTACCACCTGGAGAGACATCACAAGGACAAGCAGATCGATCTTGCCGCCGAAGTCAAGACCGATGGGAAAAACCAGGAGACCGAAGATGCACTACTTGCCGCCGACAGTGCGCAAaccaaaaatttgaaaagattttttgaTGGTGCCAAAGATGTTAAAGGCAGCCCACCTTCAAAGCAACTTAAGGGGATGGCTGCTACCTTTCAGAATGTTCTGGGCAGCACTGTCCTCTCACCAGGACACAGAGATACTCAGGATTTCCATAAAAATGCAACCGATGACAGTACTGATAAAATGGGCAAAGCTCCTGCCCCCGCGTATTTGGATGTGTTACAGAAGAGACCGCCGGGTGACCCTCAGCCCCCCGAGCCCGCGTGTAGGGCGGAGGCGGGGGTCCCTGCGCGTGTGGACGGCAGTGCGGCCCGCGGTGCCGACGGCGGCCCCAGGGAGAAGCCGGCGGGGGCGGTGGCCGACGGCAAGCACAAGCCCGGCGTGGATTGCCAGGAGAAGCCTCTGAACCTGTCCCTCGGGGCGCTTCACGGCTGCCCTGCCATTTCTCTGAGCAAGAGTTTAATCCCAGGGATCACCTGCCCGTTTTGTACCTTCAAGACCTTTTATCCCGAGGTCTTGATGATGCACCAGCGGCTGGAGCATAAGTACAACCCCGACATCCACAAGAACTGCAGGAGCAAGTCCCTGCTGCGCAGCCGGCGCACCGGCTGCCCGCCCGCGCTGCTGGGGAAGGACGTGACCCCCCTGGCGCACTTCCCCAAGCCCCGGGCCAGGCCCGCGCCACCCNNNNNNNNNNNNNNNNNNNNNNNNNNNNNNNNNNNNNNNNNGGGAGCAGACCCTGGGGGCCGGCTTTCCCGTGTCCCCTGAGCCCCGCGCCTCATTTACCGTCCGAGGCTGGCGTCCCGTGCACGTTCGGTCTGGGGGTGGTCCGGTCTGGGGTCGGTGCTGGGGCTAGGTCCCCGCTCCCCACGCTGAAGTCCTTCGGAGCCAGGCCTCTGCTTTTGTCCCTTTGCCGTGTACGTGGCTGGCAGTGTCCCCACTAGCAGGTGGCATCACACAgtgaaccccccccccagcacaggCCCTCCACCCACAGGAACAGAAAGTAGAAGAACCACAGTGAACGGTCTTTTGAACAGTTTCGATGCTAGGATTCTGGAGTCATGCTGCATTAGTTTTAGCCTTTGTTAAACATTAAGTGCATTTGAAAAGGGACGCCCTTTCCCCCAGACGGATAAATTGTTAAAGTCATAGATTTACTTTGGAGTTCTCCCCATGGAAATATCTTCAAAACCCCTGCTTCCTCCTGGCCACGTTCCCTTAGAGGTGTGTGGTGCCTACCTGTGCGTGTGAAGAGGTAGATCGGAGTGTCCTGGGGACCTGTCCCACTTGGCAAACTTGATTAAACCACTTCCTTTGTCGGATATAAGTCCTGCTGGTTTGTGCAGCTCCAAAGAGAAATCCATTTTAAACCTCTCAGTTTGTATTAATTTCAAATTAAGGGTTCTGTGTGGTGACAATACTCTTATCAAGGATAGCTTGATGCCATTTGATCTGGTAGGgatagcaaattaaaaaacaattgcTTTCACACACTTCagtgaatttcataaaaattgtgatgaaatattaatttttgcaGCCTTTTGATTAAAACTGTCTATTTTTCTCCCTATGAGCTCTTAGGATGGACAGGAGTCAAAACTTTGCCTTACTTAACTTGAAGAGTCCCGGCTCTGTGTTTGCCAGcaaaattcttctttattttttttttttatttttagttttttaaagattttatttttaaataatctctacaaccaacatggggcttggactcTGCagccctgagattgagagttgcgcactccactgactgagccaacaggcgccccataaaatccTTTtgtaaaatcagtattttttctcctcctccccacagttTTGGTTTATGATGCatataagtttaaaatattttatgctaccatttttttggcttttttcccccctgtgccTAAACCCTGGATCTTGactttttatttagttcttaCTAATGACAGCATAGTACTACTGAGTGACTTGAAATTCTGTGCTAGCAAATATCCTCAGCATTTGAAAACGTATCAGTTGTAACTTGGCAATGTGCATGCAACTGGTGTATTCTGATCCCATTACCAG comes from the Ailuropoda melanoleuca isolate Jingjing chromosome 13, ASM200744v2, whole genome shotgun sequence genome and includes:
- the ZNF217 gene encoding zinc finger protein 217 encodes the protein VTSLTSGLIPIPEIPPPDSYFIYNPKVPGNMPTQSLLVYMDGPEVIGNSLGTQMELDDAMSIKGTTAVPFRATQEKNITQIEGYMPLDCMFCNQTFTHSEDLNKHVLMQHRPILCEPAVLRVEAEYLSPLDKSQVRTEPPKDKNCKENEEFSCEVCGQTFRVAFDVEMHMKKHKDSFTYGCNVCGRRFKEPWFLKNHMRTHTGKSGAKSKLQQGSESPATINEVVQEPAAESISSPYKICMVCGFLFPNKESLIDHRKMHTKEAASGASSTQTDSPQGGMPSPGEEFLQFLNLRPTSHPETGKKPTKWIPQLDPFTTYQAWQLATKGKVAVCREVKEQPGQEGSTDNDDSCSEKEELVEIWNASKSHSEGSGKSKASKSGYAGLAQDKEKSRPSSGEVPSGEADPKLSANKEKPTHCSECGKAFRTYHQLVLHSRVHKKDRRADAESPTMSVDGRQPRTCSPDLTATLDENGAVDREGGSEDGSEDGLPEGLHLDKNDDGGKIKHLTSSRECSYCGKFFRSNYYLNIHLRTHTGEKPYKCEFCDYAAAQKTSLRYHLERHHKDKQIDLAAEVKTDGKNQETEDALLAADSAQTKNLKRFFDGAKDVKGSPPSKQLKGMAATFQNVLGSTVLSPGHRDTQDFHKNATDDSTDKMGKAPAPAYLDVLQKRPPGDPQPPEPACRAEAGVPARVDGSAARGADGGPREKPAGAVADGKHKPGVDCQEKPLNLSLGALHGCPAISLSKSLIPGITCPFCTFKTFYPEVLMMHQRLEHKYNPDIHKNCRSKSLLRSRRTGCPPALLGKDVTPLAHFPKPRARPAPPTPFYIFFRTGKRPVSYQHLSSSMLQKRNYENFIGNAHYRPNDKKT